One genomic region from Alkalibaculum bacchi encodes:
- a CDS encoding helix-turn-helix domain-containing protein, whose product MEFAQMVKEIRTKLNMSQEQLARELQVSFATVNRWEKGKNSPNRIAKKALYDFGKAKGLEEGLIKHLLDY is encoded by the coding sequence GTGGAATTTGCTCAAATGGTTAAAGAAATCAGAACCAAACTGAATATGAGTCAGGAACAGCTGGCAAGAGAGCTTCAAGTGAGCTTTGCCACAGTCAACCGCTGGGAGAAAGGTAAGAACAGTCCCAATAGAATAGCAAAAAAGGCACTTTATGATTTTGGTAAAGCAAAGGGACTTGAAGAAGGACTGATTAAGCATTTATTAGATTATTAA